A window of Rhizobium sp. BT04 genomic DNA:
GCATCGAACGTAACCCTTGCGCAGGCGGTGCAATATCAGGTGCGTCAGGCCGGGTTCGATTTCCAGCTCGATCCGGTCGACGCCGGCGGCTATACCGCCCGAGCCAACAGCAATGATTACGATCTGGTTTCCTTCTTCTATGTCAGGGCGGAACCGGACATATTGCGTACCGTGTTTCATTCGGCCTACGTGCCGCCGAACGGATCCGATTACGTCCGCGTCACCAGCCTCGATGAGAAACTGAGCAAGGCCATCGGTGCAAGCGATGCGGAGCGGAAGCAGCTCTATGGCGAGATCCAGTCGGAGATCGTCGGACAGGCCTATGCGGTGCCGCTGTTCGTGGCGGCCTACCAGCTCGGGGCGTCGAAGAAACTTCACGGCCTCAGCTGGGCAACAAACGCAAAGCCGCTCTTCTATGATGCCTGGCTCGAGCCGTAACGTGATCCGCGCCGGCTTGAAGCGGCTCGGTGTCGTCGTTGCGGTGCTCTGGGGCGCCGCAACGATCGCCTTTGCCGCCGTCAAGCTCATTCCCGGCGATCCCGTCTCGGTGCTGTCGGGTGGCGAGAACGTCGTCGATGCGGCTGAGCGCGCCGTGCTGACGCAACAATACGGATTGGATCAGCCGCTTTACGTGCAATATGCGCGTTATGTGCTCAGTGCCCTGACCGGTGATTTCGGTGAAAGCTACCAGTACCGCCAGCCGGTGACGGAGCTCATCTACGGGGCGGCGGGGCCGACATTGCAGCTCGCCGGCAGTGCGATTTTCATCGCCTTGATCCTGGCGTTGAGCATTGCGCTCGCGACCGCCGGCCGGCGCAGGGGGATCGCCATTGCCGTCTCGGGGATCGAGCTGGTCCTCCTCAGTACGCCCGTCTACTGGATCGGCATCGTGCTGCTGTCGGTCTTCAGTTTCCGGCTGCAATGGTTTCCGGTGACGGGCAATGCCGGCTTTTCCGCGCTGGTCCTGCCGGCCATCGCGCTCAGCCTGCCGCTGGCGGCGCTGCTGACCCAGGTGCTGCGGGATGGCCTGGAGGAAGCCCTGCTTCAGCCCTTTTCGCTGACGGTTCGCACGCGCGGCGTCGGCGAGACGGCTCTGCGGCTGCGGCACGGTCTGCGCCATGCCGCCCTTGCCGCCTCGACTTTGACGGGAACCCTGTTTGCAAGCACGCTCAGTGGCTCGATCCTCACCGAGACGGTGTTCGGCCGCTCCGGCATCGGGCAGATCACCCTGCAGGCCATCAAGACCCGCGACATGCCGCTCGTTCTCGGGCTGGTGATGCTGTCCGCCTTTGTCTTCGTCATCATCAACCTTCTGGTCGATGCCCTCTATCTGCTGATCGATCCGCGCCTGCGAAGGAGTGCAGCATGAGCAGTACGGAATTGTTCGACACGGTGCTGCGCGGCCGCACGGCCGCCGGTTCTCGCCGCAGGCATCCCTGGCTTGCGCCGGGGCTGCTGCTGCCGCTCGCCGCGGTCGTCATCCTCGCTTTTGCCGTCTGGGCGCCGCAATGGTTTACGGCGTTCGATCCGGACGCCATCGACACCAATGCCATCCTGGAAGCGCCAAGTGGCATTCACTGGTTTGGAACCGATGAACTGGGACGCGATCTCTTTTCCCGCATCGTCTACGGAACATCGCAGTCGTTGACGATTGGGATCGGCGCCACGCTGATCGCCTGTTTCGGCGGCGTCATTCTGGGGACGGCGGCGGCCCTGTCGCCGAAGCCGGTGAGCCGGCTTCTGGTCCGGGTGATCGACATTCTTCTGGCCTTTCCGGAAATACTGCTGGCGCTGCTGGTGATCGCCGTGCTCGGGCGCGGGCCGCTCAACACCCTGCTGGCCGTCGGCCTCTCCTCCATCGCCGGTTACGCCCGGCTGATCCGCTCGCAAGTCCTGCAGGTCAAGCTCTCCGGCTATGTCGAGCATGCCGTGGCGATCGGTGAACATCCCTGGACGATCATCATCGAGCATATCGTGCCGAACGCCGTTCGGCCGCTGGTCATTCTCGCGACGATCGGCGTCGGCGCCTCGGTGCTGACCGCCTCGGCCTTAAGTTTTCTCGGCCTCGGCGTCGTACCGCCTGCCGCCGAATGGGGAGCGCTCTTGGCGAACGGCCGCAATTTCATCGACATTGCTCCCTGGACAAGTCTGCTGCCGGCCACCGTGGTCGCGGTCTCGGTGATTTCGATCACTCTTGTCGCCAGGCGATTGCAGACGCTTCTGGCCCGGGGGGGATGCCTGATGAACATAAGACCCGGTCCGCGCCCGCCCATCCTCGCCTCGTCCGGTCCGCCGCTCCTCGAGATCGATGGGCTGCATGTCGCCTTCGACACGCCGCAGGGCATTGTCGAGGCCGTTTCGGATCTTTCCCTGCGGATCGCGCCGGGCGAGATCCTCGCGCTGGTCGGCGAGTCCGGATCGGGCAAGTCGGTGACGGCGCGCGCGCTGGTCGGCCTTGCCGGCCCGCATGCGCATGTCCAGGCCCGCAAGATGGTGCTGGCGGGGCATGACGGCCGGCCGCTCGATCTGCTGCGGCAATCGCAGCGGGCCTGGCGGGAGATCCGCGGGCGCGAGATCGGCTTCGTGCTGCAGGACGCCCTGGTTTCCCTCGACCCGCTGCGCACCGTGGGGCGCGAGATTGCCGAGCCGTTGCTTGCGCATCGGCTGGCGGCGCGATCGCAGGTGGCGGCGCGCGTCAGCGAACTTTTGACGCGCGTCGGCATTGCGGATCCGGAACTCCGCGCCGCCCAATATCCGCATGAGCTTTCCGGAGGGCTTCGGCAACGGGCCCTCATCGCATCGGCGCTGGCGGGCGAGCCGCGTCTGCTGATCGCCGACGAGCCGACCACGGCGCTCGACGCGACCGTCCAACAGCAGGTTCTATCGGTCTTCAAGGGCCTCGCGCGCGCCGGCTTCGGCGTTCTTCTGATCACCCATGACCTCGCCGTTGCGGCGCAATTGGCCGACCGCGTCGCGGTCATGCAGAATGGCCGTGTCGTTGAATCAGGCTTGGCGCAAGAGGTGCTCTCCGCCCCCCAGCACGCCTATACCCGCCGCCTGCTGGCTGCGGTTCCCACAGGCGCCACGCGCGGCCGGCGTCTGAGCGCCCCCGATGCCGCACCGGCCTATGGCCGGGCGCCGGTGGATGGCGAGCCGCTGCTGCAGGTCCGCAACGTCTCCGTCAGCTTCCGGCGTCCCGACGGCAGCCTTCTGGAAGCGGTGAGCGACGTGTCGCTGCAGATCGGTCGTGGAGAAACGCTGGGCATTGTCGGCGAATCCGGCTCCGGCAAGACGACGCTCGGCAAGATTGCGCTGGCGCTGCGCAGCCCGAATAGCGGCGAGGTGCTCTTCGACGGGGGGCCTTGGAGTACGCTGACCGAAGCCGCCCGCCGGCCGGTGCGAGCCGGCATCCAGACGATCAGCCAGGATCCTTTGAGTTCATTCGATCCGCGGTTTACCGTTGAGCGCATCATAGAACAGCCGCTACGGCTGGGTGGCAGCCTCGACAAGGCGGCCCGCCGGCGGAGGGTGGCGGAGCTGATCGAGATGGTCGGCCTCGCGCCGGAATTGCTCGCGCGCCGCCCGACAGCGCTTTCCGGCGGGCAGCGTCAACGCGTTTCGATCGCACAGGCGCTGGCGGCCGAACCGAAGCTTTTGATCTGCGACGAGCCGGTGTCTGCGCTTGACGTGACGACGCAGGCGCAGGTGTTGGATCTGCTGGCCGACCTTCAGCAGCGGCTGGGGCTTTCGATGGTGTTCATCTCGCATGATCTGGGGGTCGTCCAGCATATGAGCCACCGGATCGCCGTCATGAAGGATGGGGTGATCGTCGAAAGCGGATCGGTGGAGCAGGTGTTCGACCGTCCGCAGCATCCCTACACGCGCTCCCTCATCGCGTCGGTCCCGAACTTGGCGGCCGATCAGAGGCATTTCTGGGCGAGTTCCCGAGCCGCTCCTTAGACCGAGGGCAGGTCGGCGAATACACTTCACTTCGCCGATAGTGTCGGCCCGACGTCTTGGTGAACGACGATATTCCTGCCGAAGGGATTGAGCGCGACGAGGCCGAACATGGCCGCAAGCAGGATCACGGTTATGATCGAAGACGTATTCAGCTTCATGGGCGGCCCCCGCGCCGGATGTGTCGATCCCGGCGCCCTTCGGTGAAGGCCGGGCGGTCAAGGTCTATATTGCTTGCGTGTCCAATAGGTCCGCATGATGCTCCCGCGCCACGTCGGGATGCGAGCGCAGGCGGGATTTCAGCACATTGCGGCCGACCTCGCGAAACAAGGGATTGAGAGGATCCTGCGTCACGCCCCGCACCTCCGCCAGAAGCGCCGGCGGCAAATCGAGAACAGGGATGGTGGCTGCCAGGTTGGCGCCGAGGAAGAACGGAATGGACAGCCTGTCGCCGCCGGCCGGCGGCGTAACGACGCGGTGGATATTGGCCTTGAGGTAACCGTTGGAGGCGAGTTCCAGCAGCTCGCCGACATTGACGACGAAGGTGCCTGGGATAGGCGGCGCGTCGATCCAGCCGCCTTCGCCGTCATCCACCTGCAGGCCGCCGATGACGTCCTGCAACAGGATGGTGACGAAGCCGCCATCCTTATGGGCGCCGACGCCCTGGTCACTCTCCGTCTGATCGCGACCGGGATACCGCACGATCTTCAGAAGCTGGTTCGGACCGTTGGCATAGATCGGCGCGAAGACATCCGGGCTCTGGCCGAGTGCCTCGGAAAATGCCTGAAGGACCTTCAGGCCGACGCCGGTCACTTCTTCGATCCATTCGAGCACGGCCGCACGCATGTGCGGAAGCGCCGAGGGGAATTGGTTCGGGCCGAACAGCCGCTTCCATGGGGGATCGCCCGGGCCGATCTCCAGCCTCTGGCGCTCGGGGCCGAAATCGACCTGTTCCCGCCAATCCTGCTTGCCGCGGGTATATTCGAAGCCGGCCCTGTTATAGCCGCGGAACTGTGGCGACTTGCGCATCTCGATTTCCAGCTTCTGCTCTTCCGGCAGCGAGAAGAAGCGGCGTGCGAGGTCGGTCAGATCGTCGATCCGTTGCTGCGGAATGCCGTGGCCGGTGAGATAGAAAAATCCGAGTGTCCGGCTGACGTCGCGAAGCTCCGCCAGGGCTTGCTGTCGTTCCGGATGAGTGGATGCAAAACGCCCGAGATCGAGTATCGGAAGCGTCCTTGCTGCAGCGGTCACGGCATTTTCCTTCTTGCTGAAACTCGCGTCGAGCCCATGCCGGAAACGGCACCTTCGACCGGTATAATGTCCCAAGCAGCGGGGCGATGTTCAACGAGGGCTGATGCGATAATTCGGCGATCGGGGAAAACGCATTTTATTTTTCGAGCAAATTTGTAGATTATTCGCCTGCCGCCGATCACACTGCGATCTTGCGTGCCTAGAGCATTTCCATTTTTCTCCGAATCACGGAGATGCTCTATCTCTTTGTTTTCACGCAATTCCGGCCGGAAAACCGCTTCGCACCTTTCCTGGAATTGCCCTAATGCCCGGTTGCCTCCGGCTGCAGATCGGCATCCGTCAGGCTTCCCAAGAAGGCCACGATGTCGTCGATCTCGGGATCGGTGAGGGCGGGCGCATCGCCGGGCTTCCTGCCGAAGGGCGGATCCTGGTTGAGATTGTCCCAATAGGCCTGCGGCAGGTCGTCATACTTGCGGACCGTGCCGTCGGCATTTCTCGGATACCAGCGGCCGGGATCGCTGTCGCGCGTCGCATAGAAGGCGACGACGTCGCGCAGCGCGTGGAAATAGCCATTGTGGAAGAAACTCTTCTTCAACGCGACATTGCGCAGCGTCGGGGTGCGGAACAGGCCGCAATATTCGCTATATCCGGCAAGATCGGTGCGTTGTGGGCCGCAGAGGCCGAGGTCGTGATAGCCGGGGTCGCCATTGGCCGGAATCGCCATGTTGCGCGGCGCGGCAAGCCCGAGGAAGCCGAAGTCGGAAAAGAGCGGCGGCTCACCGTCATCGGCGGGTTCGCTGACGTGACAGCTCGAACAGTTACCCTTTGCTGGATCCTCGAACAGCTGCCGTCCGTGCAGCTCCCGCGCGGTCAGCGTCGCCTTGCCGGCGAGGAAGGCGTCGTAGCGGCTGGAATAGGGATAGAAATCCGGACCGCTCTGTTCGAAGGCGGCGAGCGCCTCGGTGGCGGCGTCGAATGTGTCCTTAGGATTGTCGAACACGCTCTCGCCGAAGGCCGCCCTGATGTCGGCGGCGTAGGACGCCTTGCGCAGTTTGGCCGCAACCTCGGCCGCATCCTTGTTGCCCATCTCGAAGGGC
This region includes:
- a CDS encoding ABC transporter permease, coding for MMPGSSRNVIRAGLKRLGVVVAVLWGAATIAFAAVKLIPGDPVSVLSGGENVVDAAERAVLTQQYGLDQPLYVQYARYVLSALTGDFGESYQYRQPVTELIYGAAGPTLQLAGSAIFIALILALSIALATAGRRRGIAIAVSGIELVLLSTPVYWIGIVLLSVFSFRLQWFPVTGNAGFSALVLPAIALSLPLAALLTQVLRDGLEEALLQPFSLTVRTRGVGETALRLRHGLRHAALAASTLTGTLFASTLSGSILTETVFGRSGIGQITLQAIKTRDMPLVLGLVMLSAFVFVIINLLVDALYLLIDPRLRRSAA
- a CDS encoding ABC transporter ATP-binding protein — encoded protein: MNIRPGPRPPILASSGPPLLEIDGLHVAFDTPQGIVEAVSDLSLRIAPGEILALVGESGSGKSVTARALVGLAGPHAHVQARKMVLAGHDGRPLDLLRQSQRAWREIRGREIGFVLQDALVSLDPLRTVGREIAEPLLAHRLAARSQVAARVSELLTRVGIADPELRAAQYPHELSGGLRQRALIASALAGEPRLLIADEPTTALDATVQQQVLSVFKGLARAGFGVLLITHDLAVAAQLADRVAVMQNGRVVESGLAQEVLSAPQHAYTRRLLAAVPTGATRGRRLSAPDAAPAYGRAPVDGEPLLQVRNVSVSFRRPDGSLLEAVSDVSLQIGRGETLGIVGESGSGKTTLGKIALALRSPNSGEVLFDGGPWSTLTEAARRPVRAGIQTISQDPLSSFDPRFTVERIIEQPLRLGGSLDKAARRRRVAELIEMVGLAPELLARRPTALSGGQRQRVSIAQALAAEPKLLICDEPVSALDVTTQAQVLDLLADLQQRLGLSMVFISHDLGVVQHMSHRIAVMKDGVIVESGSVEQVFDRPQHPYTRSLIASVPNLAADQRHFWASSRAAP
- a CDS encoding isopenicillin N synthase family oxygenase, which gives rise to MTAAARTLPILDLGRFASTHPERQQALAELRDVSRTLGFFYLTGHGIPQQRIDDLTDLARRFFSLPEEQKLEIEMRKSPQFRGYNRAGFEYTRGKQDWREQVDFGPERQRLEIGPGDPPWKRLFGPNQFPSALPHMRAAVLEWIEEVTGVGLKVLQAFSEALGQSPDVFAPIYANGPNQLLKIVRYPGRDQTESDQGVGAHKDGGFVTILLQDVIGGLQVDDGEGGWIDAPPIPGTFVVNVGELLELASNGYLKANIHRVVTPPAGGDRLSIPFFLGANLAATIPVLDLPPALLAEVRGVTQDPLNPLFREVGRNVLKSRLRSHPDVAREHHADLLDTQAI
- a CDS encoding cytochrome-c peroxidase; translation: MAIKTIWFVRSGLAVSMGAAALCLAILPLRQSSAAVAVGVHPGPMSRTEAFARAEQLTALGRKIFSDASLSASGLQACASCHDPRHGFGPASATPVEMGGQHMDRPGLRAVPTLRYLQAVPAFTEHYYDSEDEGDESVDNGPTGGLTWDGRVDHGADQAKIPLLSPFEMGNKDAAEVAAKLRKASYAADIRAAFGESVFDNPKDTFDAATEALAAFEQSGPDFYPYSSRYDAFLAGKATLTARELHGRQLFEDPAKGNCSSCHVSEPADDGEPPLFSDFGFLGLAAPRNMAIPANGDPGYHDLGLCGPQRTDLAGYSEYCGLFRTPTLRNVALKKSFFHNGYFHALRDVVAFYATRDSDPGRWYPRNADGTVRKYDDLPQAYWDNLNQDPPFGRKPGDAPALTDPEIDDIVAFLGSLTDADLQPEATGH